The following is a genomic window from Thermostichus vulcanus str. 'Rupite'.
TGGTAAACCCATACCCTTGTCGCTTGATTACCTTGATCCAGTTGTTGATTCCCTCCATGATGCCACTGGTCACACGATTGGCAAAATACTGACAGATTCCCTGAAGATGATTCTGGATTGTTTTCACCACATCGGTGTAGACTCTCCGAGCATCTTTCAGCCATGCGACTATTTGAACCTCTCCTT
Proteins encoded in this region:
- a CDS encoding transposase — its product is GEVQIVAWLKDARRVYTDVVKTIQNHLQGICQYFANRVTSGIMEGINNWIKVIKRQGYGFTNMTNFRARLLAAFWP